ACATCATCACCGACCCTGGCTCTGCTGATTGCCTCCAACATCCCGTCGGTAGGTACCGTTACCGTATCACTTCGTAAGTCGATCATAAATGCAAACCTACGCCGGTTGTGTGGCGAATTATGTACAAATTTGCACGTTTTGTTTTGGCATGAAGCTGCGTATGGTGAACCCGGGTTCAGCCTTGACGTGATTGCCCGAACCAGTAAAAAAACATGTAGTATTAGTCCAGCAATGTGAAATGACAGCCGCATCTTCAGCTCCAGCTTTTAATTCCTGGGCAGAGCTTATGGAATACAACCACTCTGCCTATCGTGAGAAACCGTTCCTGATTTATTACGATGCCAACGGGAAGCGCACTCAATGGTCATACGCTGTCTTCATCGAAACGGCACAGCGCCTGGCATCACTGCTCAGGCACAACGGTATCGTCCGCGGAAACAAGGTGGCAATTGCCGGCCATAATCACCCCGATACTATCCTGGGATACTTTGCGTGCTGGATACTGGGAGCTTGTGCCGTGCCGCTGAACATGTTGGAAGACGATGCCAGACTTGAATACATTCTTACCAACAGCGAAACCCGTTTGGTGTTGTGCAGGACGGAATATCTTGTACGAATCAATCATCCTCAGGTTATCGAGGTTGATACTGATGCCGGGGATCCCGTATTCTACTCACTGCTCCGGGACCAGCCACTGTTCAGCCTTGATCGTGCAGAACCGATGCTGACCGACGAAAGCTTGATTGTGTACACCAGTGGTACAACCGGAAATCCCAAAGGAGTCGTCCTCACACAGGGAAACATGTTCGCCGATTCCGGGAGTATTGGAAGGTGGCACGGGATCACCCCGGAAACCAGGATGATGTGTGTGCTGCCCGTGCATCATGTTAACGGCACGATTGTTACACATACCACACCCTTTCTGATGGGCGCAAGTGTTGTGCTTTGCCGCAAGTTTTCTGCATCCCGATTCTGGGACATCGTCATCGCTGAGAACATCCATGGCGTCAGCGTTGTGCCTACCCTGCTGGCATATCTCCTGGAAGCCGATGCTGCCGATTCAACAACTCAGCTTCCTGAATCATTTCACATTATCTGTGGCGCCGGACCTCTTACCTGCGAACTGGCATCACGGTTTGAACGTCGGTTCGGGTATAGAATCATCCACGGATATGGTTTAAGTGAAACAACGTGCTACACCTGTTTTCTGCCGGTTCATCTTTCGGATGAGCAGCATGCGTCCTGGATGCGTGACCACGGTTTCCCCAGTATTGGTGTTGCGCTTCCGTGCAACGAGATGGCAATTCATAACGATCTGGGACAGCTTGTTGCCCCGGGAGAACGCGGCGAAATCGTTGCCCGCGGGTCCAATATCATGAAAGGATACCATAACAACAAAGAAGCCAATGATCACGCGTTTAAATATGGCTGGTTTCGCAGCGGCGACGAGGGGTTTTACCTACATGATGCCGAAGGGACTGCCTACTACTTTATCACGGGAAGACTAAAAGAACTGATCATCAGAGGAGGCGTTAACATTGCCCCTTTAGAAATTGATGAAGTGATAAACCGAGCGCCGGGTGTTAAGGCAGGTATTGCAGTTGGATTTGAGCATGATATGTACGGTGAAGAGGTTGGTGCCCTTGTAGTGCCAGAGGAAAATGCCAATGCTGATGAAATCCGGCAGTTCTGTTTGCAGAACCTGCCCCTTCACAAGGCCCCAAAGGTGGTCTTGTTCGCCACAGAACTTCCAGTTACAAGTACCGGCAAACATCAGCGCAATAAGGTGCGCCATCTGTTTGCCGACTATAGGTGTATCCGTTCAAAATAACCGGTACCGTACCTACCGAATGTCAGTAGCCTTTACGCCTTCCCTGGGCATGTAAAACGTTTGTCTTCCGGTGATAACCGATGTCGGCTGGTCCTGATGTGCTTTGTACTGCGCACGCACAACGTAGCCGCCGATAACGGCAACCAGTTTCTTGCTGGGGTCTTTCAGTTGCGGGTGGGTATATGCCAGCTCTTCCACCACCTCGGCAGTAAGCTCCTGTTTATCATCAGACCTGAAAAAATAAAACAGAAAATCACGGTCACGCTGCATTCCAACGTCGCCGTCACGGGTTACCTGATGATAAACATCGCTAGCAATCCCGAGCATGGCAAGTGAATCATACGAATCAACACGGATAAAGTAGACGCTTGCCGTTACCGCCGTACTGCTGTCGGCAAACGAATCAAC
This is a stretch of genomic DNA from Ignavibacteria bacterium. It encodes these proteins:
- a CDS encoding acyl--CoA ligase, which produces MTAASSAPAFNSWAELMEYNHSAYREKPFLIYYDANGKRTQWSYAVFIETAQRLASLLRHNGIVRGNKVAIAGHNHPDTILGYFACWILGACAVPLNMLEDDARLEYILTNSETRLVLCRTEYLVRINHPQVIEVDTDAGDPVFYSLLRDQPLFSLDRAEPMLTDESLIVYTSGTTGNPKGVVLTQGNMFADSGSIGRWHGITPETRMMCVLPVHHVNGTIVTHTTPFLMGASVVLCRKFSASRFWDIVIAENIHGVSVVPTLLAYLLEADAADSTTQLPESFHIICGAGPLTCELASRFERRFGYRIIHGYGLSETTCYTCFLPVHLSDEQHASWMRDHGFPSIGVALPCNEMAIHNDLGQLVAPGERGEIVARGSNIMKGYHNNKEANDHAFKYGWFRSGDEGFYLHDAEGTAYYFITGRLKELIIRGGVNIAPLEIDEVINRAPGVKAGIAVGFEHDMYGEEVGALVVPEENANADEIRQFCLQNLPLHKAPKVVLFATELPVTSTGKHQRNKVRHLFADYRCIRSK